From Pseudomonas sp. stari2, a single genomic window includes:
- the murD gene encoding UDP-N-acetylmuramoyl-L-alanine--D-glutamate ligase, whose translation MSLIASDHFRIVVGLGKSGMSLVRFLANRGVAFAVADTRENPPELATLQRDYPHVEVRCGELDVEFLCRADELYVSPGLALATPALQAAAARGVKLSGDIELFARNAKAPIVAISGSNAKSTVTTLVGEMAAAAGKRVAVGGNLGTPALDLLSDDVELYVMELSSFQLETTDQLNAEVATVLNISEDHMDRYSGLPAYHLAKHRIFRGARQFVVNRQDALTRPLMGEGQPCWTFGLTTPDFKAFGLREENGEKYLAFEFQNLMPVRELKIRGAHNQSNALAALALGHAVGLPFDAMLAALRNFAGLEHRCQWVRDLDGVGYYNDSKATNVGAALAAIEGLGADISGKVVLIAGGDGKGAEFKDLRDPAAAHCRAVILMGRDSDRIGEAIGDAVPLIRATTLIDAVEKCRTAAQPGDVVLLSPACASFDMFKNYEDRGHQFVRAVEDLA comes from the coding sequence GTGTCTCTGATCGCTTCTGACCACTTCCGCATCGTTGTCGGCCTCGGCAAGAGCGGCATGTCCCTGGTTCGCTTCCTGGCGAACCGGGGCGTGGCGTTTGCCGTGGCCGACACGCGGGAAAATCCACCGGAACTGGCCACGCTCCAGCGTGACTATCCGCACGTGGAAGTGCGTTGTGGCGAGCTGGACGTCGAGTTCCTGTGCCGTGCCGACGAGCTCTACGTGAGCCCCGGCCTGGCGCTGGCGACCCCGGCCCTGCAAGCCGCCGCGGCCCGTGGCGTGAAGTTGTCCGGCGACATCGAGCTGTTCGCGCGTAACGCGAAGGCGCCGATTGTGGCCATCAGCGGTTCCAACGCGAAAAGCACTGTCACCACCCTGGTCGGCGAGATGGCGGCTGCGGCCGGCAAACGCGTGGCCGTGGGCGGTAACCTCGGTACGCCGGCGCTGGATCTGCTCAGCGATGACGTCGAGCTGTACGTGATGGAGCTGTCGAGCTTCCAGCTGGAAACCACCGATCAGCTCAACGCCGAAGTGGCGACCGTGCTCAACATCAGTGAAGACCACATGGATCGCTACAGCGGTCTGCCGGCCTATCACCTGGCCAAGCACCGGATCTTCCGTGGCGCCAGGCAGTTCGTGGTCAACCGGCAGGATGCGTTGACCCGGCCGCTGATGGGCGAGGGCCAGCCATGCTGGACCTTCGGCCTGACCACGCCCGATTTCAAGGCGTTCGGTCTGCGCGAAGAGAATGGCGAGAAATACCTGGCCTTCGAATTCCAGAACCTGATGCCGGTGCGTGAACTGAAGATTCGCGGTGCCCACAACCAGTCCAACGCCTTGGCGGCGCTGGCGCTCGGTCATGCGGTCGGTCTGCCGTTCGACGCCATGCTCGCGGCCCTGCGCAACTTCGCCGGCCTCGAGCATCGCTGCCAGTGGGTGCGAGACCTGGACGGCGTTGGCTACTACAACGATTCCAAAGCCACCAACGTTGGTGCCGCGCTGGCTGCCATCGAGGGCCTGGGCGCGGACATCAGCGGCAAGGTCGTGCTGATCGCCGGCGGCGACGGCAAGGGTGCCGAGTTCAAGGATCTGCGTGATCCGGCAGCGGCCCATTGCCGTGCCGTGATCCTGATGGGCCGCGATTCCGACAGGATCGGCGAGGCCATCGGCGATGCGGTGCCGCTGATCCGTGCCACCACACTGATCGACGCTGTCGAAAAATGCCGCACCGCTGCCCAACCGGGTGATGTGGTGCTGCTGTCGCCGGCCTGCGCCAGTTTCGACATGTTCAAGAATTACGAAGACCGTGGTCACCAGTTCGTCCGCGCCGTGGAGGATCTGGCATGA
- the mraY gene encoding phospho-N-acetylmuramoyl-pentapeptide-transferase codes for MLLLLAEYLQQFYKGFAVFQYLTLRGILGVLTALVLSLCYGPWMIRTLQNRQIGQSVRNDGPQSHLSKSGTPTMGGALILSSIGVSTLLWADLSNRYVWVVLLVTLLFGAIGWVDDYRKVIEKNSRGLPSRWKYFWQSVFGLGAAIFLYMTAATPVETTLILPMLKDYSIPLGAGFIVLTYFVIVGSSNAVNLTDGLDGLAIMPTVMVGGGLGIFCYLSGNVKFAEYLLIPYVPGAGELIVFCGALIGAGLGFLWFNTYPAQVFMGDVGALALGAALGTIAVIVRQEIVLFIMGGVFVMETLSVVIQVASFKLTGRRVFRMAPIHHHFELKGWPEPRVIVRFWIITVILVLIGLATLKLR; via the coding sequence ATGCTGCTGCTGCTAGCGGAGTATCTGCAACAGTTCTACAAAGGCTTCGCGGTCTTCCAGTACCTGACCCTGCGCGGGATCCTCGGTGTGCTGACCGCGCTCGTCCTGTCGCTGTGCTACGGCCCGTGGATGATCCGCACCCTGCAGAACCGTCAGATCGGCCAATCGGTTCGTAACGATGGTCCGCAATCGCACCTGTCAAAATCCGGTACGCCGACCATGGGCGGCGCACTGATTCTGTCTTCGATCGGCGTCAGCACCCTGTTGTGGGCTGACCTGAGCAACCGTTACGTGTGGGTCGTGTTGCTGGTGACCCTGCTGTTCGGCGCCATCGGCTGGGTTGACGATTACCGCAAGGTGATCGAGAAGAACTCCCGTGGCCTGCCAAGCCGCTGGAAATATTTCTGGCAGTCGGTGTTCGGCCTCGGCGCGGCGATCTTCCTTTATATGACTGCCGCCACTCCGGTGGAAACCACCCTGATCCTGCCGATGCTCAAGGACTACAGCATTCCGCTGGGCGCCGGTTTCATCGTGCTGACCTACTTCGTGATCGTCGGCTCGAGCAACGCGGTCAACCTGACCGACGGCCTCGACGGTCTGGCGATCATGCCGACGGTGATGGTCGGCGGTGGCCTGGGCATCTTCTGCTACCTGTCGGGTAACGTGAAATTCGCTGAATACCTGTTGATCCCGTACGTACCGGGCGCGGGCGAGTTGATCGTGTTCTGCGGCGCGCTGATCGGCGCCGGTCTGGGCTTCCTGTGGTTCAACACCTACCCGGCACAAGTCTTCATGGGTGACGTCGGCGCACTGGCGCTGGGCGCAGCCCTGGGCACCATCGCGGTGATCGTCCGTCAGGAAATCGTCCTGTTCATCATGGGCGGCGTGTTCGTGATGGAAACCCTGTCAGTCGTCATTCAGGTTGCTTCCTTTAAGCTGACCGGTCGCCGTGTGTTCCGCATGGCGCCGATACACCACCACTTTGAACTCAAAGGCTGGCCCGAGCCGCGCGTGATCGTCCGTTTCTGGATCATCACCGTGATTCTCGTGCTGATCGGCCTTGCCACCCTGAAGCTGAGGTAG
- the murF gene encoding UDP-N-acetylmuramoyl-tripeptide--D-alanyl-D-alanine ligase, with protein sequence MLKALKLSELTNALDARLISADASFDGVSIDSRAIRAGQLFIALTGPRFDGHDYLNEVAAKGAVAALVEREVADSTLPQLLVKDTRQALGQLGALNRAAFTRPVAAVTGSSGKTTVKEMLASILRTRGSVHATRGNLNNDLGVPLTLLELAPEHSAAVIELGASRLGEIAYTVGLTKPHVAILNNAGTAHVGEFGGPEKIVEAKGEIIEGLAADGIAVLNLDDKAFGIWKTRAAGRKVLTFALSNSQADFHASELATDARGCPAFNLHSPEGVERVQLNLLGTHNVANALAAAAAAHALGVSLFGIATGLGAVQPVKGRTVAQLAKNGMRVIDDTYNANPTSMCAAVDILAGFSGRTVLVLGDIGELGDWAEQGHRDVGEYARGKVSALYAVGPNMVHAVNAFGQEAHHFGTQAELIQALGAEQDKNTTILIKGSRSAAMENIVAALCGSSLEKH encoded by the coding sequence ATGCTTAAGGCCCTGAAACTCAGCGAACTGACCAACGCACTCGACGCGCGGCTGATCAGCGCGGACGCCAGCTTCGACGGCGTGAGCATCGACAGCCGCGCCATCAGGGCCGGCCAACTGTTTATCGCCCTGACCGGCCCGCGTTTCGACGGTCATGACTATCTGAATGAAGTCGCCGCAAAAGGCGCCGTTGCTGCATTGGTCGAGCGCGAAGTCGCCGACAGCACGCTGCCGCAATTGTTGGTCAAGGACACCCGACAGGCGCTCGGCCAATTGGGTGCGCTGAACCGTGCCGCGTTCACCAGACCGGTCGCGGCCGTGACCGGCTCCAGCGGCAAGACCACGGTCAAGGAAATGCTCGCGAGCATCCTGCGCACGCGCGGTTCGGTACACGCGACCCGTGGCAACCTGAACAACGACCTCGGCGTACCGCTGACCCTGCTCGAACTCGCCCCGGAACACAGCGCGGCGGTGATCGAACTGGGCGCCTCGCGTCTGGGTGAAATCGCCTACACCGTAGGGCTGACCAAGCCACACGTGGCGATCCTCAACAACGCCGGGACCGCCCATGTCGGCGAGTTTGGCGGGCCGGAGAAAATCGTCGAAGCCAAGGGCGAAATCATCGAAGGGCTGGCGGCTGACGGCATTGCCGTGCTGAATCTCGATGACAAGGCGTTCGGTATCTGGAAGACCCGCGCTGCCGGTCGCAAGGTGCTGACCTTTGCCCTGAGCAACTCGCAGGCGGATTTCCACGCCAGCGAGCTGGCCACCGATGCCCGTGGCTGCCCGGCGTTCAACCTGCACAGTCCTGAAGGTGTGGAACGGGTTCAACTGAACCTGCTCGGCACCCATAACGTTGCCAATGCCTTGGCCGCCGCTGCTGCCGCTCACGCCCTGGGCGTGTCGCTGTTCGGCATCGCCACCGGGCTTGGCGCAGTACAGCCGGTCAAGGGTCGCACCGTCGCGCAACTGGCGAAAAACGGCATGCGCGTGATCGATGACACTTACAACGCGAACCCCACCTCGATGTGCGCGGCCGTTGATATACTCGCCGGCTTTTCCGGCCGCACCGTCCTGGTGCTCGGGGATATCGGCGAGTTGGGCGACTGGGCGGAGCAGGGGCACCGCGACGTGGGCGAATACGCCCGGGGCAAGGTTTCCGCGCTTTACGCCGTCGGGCCGAACATGGTCCACGCCGTGAACGCATTCGGCCAAGAGGCGCATCACTTCGGCACACAGGCCGAACTGATCCAGGCCCTCGGTGCCGAGCAGGACAAAAACACCACTATTTTGATCAAGGGTTCGCGCAGCGCGGCGATGGAAAACATCGTTGCGGCCCTGTGCGGGTCCAGTCTGGAGAAACATTAA
- a CDS encoding UDP-N-acetylmuramoyl-L-alanyl-D-glutamate--2,6-diaminopimelate ligase, whose product MSLSLNKIFPHAGHDLLIRELALDSRNVRAGDLFLAVPGGKFDGRSHIADALQRGAAAVAYEVEGATVLPITEVPLIPVKGLAAQLSDIAGRFYGEPSHHMNLIGVTGTNGKTSVTQLVAQALDLLGQHCGIVGTLGSGFHGSLQSGLHTTPNPIAMQATLGDLKKAGAKAVAMEVSSHGLDQGRVTALAFDVAVMTNLSRDHLDYHGTMEAYAEAKAKLFAWNDLKCRVVNLDDDFGRQLAAEKRESRLITYSLLDSSAYLYVREAQFDDHGVRATLVTPQGEHHLRSTLLGRFNLSNVLAAVGALLGLDYALDEILKVLPKLEGPAGRMQRLGGGTQPLVVVDYAHTPDALEKVLTALRPHVKGQLLCLFGCGGDRDRGKRPLMAEVVERLADRVLVTDDNPRTEDPAVIFDDIRAGFTAVDNVTFVAGRGQAIAQLIASASADDVIVLAGKGHEDYQEINGERHAFSDLVEADHALTAWEVAHA is encoded by the coding sequence ATGTCTCTTAGTCTGAACAAGATTTTTCCCCACGCCGGCCACGATCTGTTGATCCGTGAACTGGCGCTCGATAGTCGCAACGTGCGCGCGGGTGACCTGTTCCTCGCCGTGCCAGGCGGCAAGTTCGACGGTCGTTCGCACATCGCCGACGCCTTGCAGCGCGGCGCCGCTGCCGTGGCTTATGAAGTGGAAGGCGCCACCGTGCTGCCGATCACCGAAGTGCCGCTGATTCCGGTCAAAGGCCTGGCGGCGCAGCTGTCGGACATCGCCGGGCGTTTTTATGGTGAGCCAAGTCATCATATGAATCTGATTGGCGTCACTGGCACCAACGGCAAGACCAGCGTGACTCAGCTGGTGGCGCAGGCGCTGGACCTGCTCGGTCAGCATTGCGGCATCGTCGGCACCTTGGGCTCCGGTTTCCACGGCTCGCTGCAAAGCGGCCTGCACACCACGCCGAATCCGATCGCCATGCAAGCGACCCTGGGCGACCTGAAAAAGGCTGGCGCCAAAGCCGTGGCCATGGAAGTTTCGTCCCATGGTCTGGATCAGGGCCGAGTCACCGCACTGGCGTTCGACGTCGCGGTGATGACCAACCTGTCCCGCGATCATCTCGATTACCACGGCACCATGGAGGCCTATGCAGAAGCGAAGGCCAAGCTGTTTGCCTGGAATGACTTGAAGTGCCGCGTGGTCAATCTGGATGACGATTTCGGCCGGCAACTGGCCGCTGAAAAACGTGAGTCGCGTCTGATCACCTATAGCCTGCTCGACAGCAGCGCCTATCTGTATGTCCGTGAAGCGCAGTTCGACGACCATGGCGTGCGTGCCACGCTGGTGACGCCGCAGGGCGAACATCATCTGCGCAGCACGTTGCTGGGCCGTTTCAACCTGAGCAACGTCCTGGCTGCGGTCGGCGCCTTGCTCGGCCTGGACTACGCCCTCGACGAAATCCTCAAGGTGCTGCCAAAACTCGAAGGCCCGGCCGGACGCATGCAGCGTCTCGGCGGTGGCACCCAGCCGCTGGTGGTGGTCGATTACGCCCACACCCCGGATGCGCTGGAAAAAGTTCTGACCGCTTTGCGCCCGCACGTCAAAGGTCAACTGCTGTGCCTGTTCGGCTGCGGCGGTGATCGCGATCGCGGCAAGCGACCGCTGATGGCCGAAGTGGTCGAGCGTCTGGCCGACCGCGTGCTGGTCACCGACGACAATCCGCGCACCGAAGATCCGGCGGTGATTTTCGATGACATCCGCGCCGGCTTCACGGCTGTGGATAACGTCACATTCGTGGCCGGTCGCGGCCAGGCCATCGCACAACTGATCGCCAGCGCTTCGGCGGATGACGTGATCGTTCTGGCCGGCAAAGGTCACGAGGACTATCAGGAAATCAACGGCGAGCGCCACGCATTCTCTGATCTGGTCGAGGCCGATCATGCCCTGACCGCGTGGGAGGTGGCCCATGCTTAA
- a CDS encoding peptidoglycan D,D-transpeptidase FtsI family protein, whose protein sequence is MKLEGALFPWRFRLVVGLLGVMVAAICWRIIDLQVIDRDFLKGQGDARSVRHIPIPAHRGLITDRNGEPLAVSTPVTTLWANAKEMQLAKEKWPALAAALGQDPKALAERLEAQANKEFIYLVRGLTPEQGQAVLDLKVPGVYGIEEFRRFYPAGEVTAHMVGFTDIDDHGREGVELAYDEWLAGVPGKRQVIKDRRGRLIKDVQVTKNAKAGKPLALSIDLRLQYLANRELRNAIIENGAKAGSLVIMDVKTGEILAMVNQPTYNPNNRRNLQPAMMRNRAMIDVFEPGSTMKAISMSAAIETGRWKPSDTVEVYPGSLQIGKYTIKDVSKTEGPVLDLTGILINSSNVGMSKVAFDIGGETIFRLAQKVGLGQDTGLGFPGERVGNLPNYREWRKAETATLSYGYGISVTAIQLVHAFSALANNGRLAPLTLIKTDKAPQTTQVLPEAVAKTMQGMLQQVIEAPRGVFRAQVPAYHVAGKSGTARKTSVGTKGYAENSYRSLFAGFGPMSDPRYAIVVVIDEPSKAGYFGGLVSAPVFSRVMSGTLRLMNVTPDNLPTTQQANATPAVPLKANGGRG, encoded by the coding sequence ATGAAACTCGAAGGGGCTCTCTTCCCGTGGCGCTTCCGTCTGGTCGTCGGTCTGCTCGGCGTGATGGTGGCGGCGATCTGCTGGCGCATCATCGACCTCCAGGTTATCGACCGTGACTTCCTCAAAGGTCAGGGCGATGCGCGCAGCGTTCGTCATATTCCGATTCCCGCACACCGTGGTCTGATCACTGACCGCAATGGCGAGCCTCTGGCCGTGAGTACGCCGGTGACCACCCTGTGGGCCAACGCCAAGGAAATGCAACTGGCCAAGGAAAAGTGGCCGGCGCTCGCCGCTGCCCTGGGCCAGGATCCGAAAGCCCTGGCCGAGCGTCTTGAGGCCCAGGCGAATAAAGAATTCATTTATCTGGTGCGCGGGCTGACCCCCGAGCAGGGCCAGGCCGTGCTCGACCTGAAAGTGCCGGGCGTCTACGGCATCGAAGAATTCCGCCGGTTCTATCCGGCCGGTGAAGTCACCGCGCACATGGTCGGGTTCACCGACATCGATGACCACGGTCGTGAAGGCGTCGAACTGGCCTACGACGAATGGCTGGCCGGCGTACCCGGCAAGCGGCAGGTCATCAAGGATCGGCGCGGACGGCTGATCAAGGATGTCCAGGTCACCAAGAACGCCAAGGCCGGCAAGCCCTTGGCGTTGTCCATTGACCTGCGTCTGCAATACCTGGCCAACCGCGAGCTGCGCAACGCGATCATCGAAAATGGCGCCAAGGCCGGCAGTCTGGTGATCATGGACGTGAAGACTGGCGAGATCCTCGCCATGGTCAATCAGCCGACCTACAACCCGAACAACCGTCGCAACCTGCAACCGGCGATGATGCGTAATCGCGCGATGATCGACGTGTTCGAACCGGGTTCGACCATGAAAGCGATCTCGATGAGCGCCGCGATCGAGACTGGGCGCTGGAAACCGAGTGACACCGTCGAGGTGTATCCGGGCTCCCTGCAGATCGGCAAATACACCATCAAGGACGTGTCGAAGACCGAAGGTCCGGTACTCGATCTGACCGGCATTCTGATCAATTCCAGTAACGTCGGCATGAGTAAGGTCGCGTTCGATATCGGCGGCGAAACCATTTTCCGTCTCGCACAGAAAGTCGGCCTCGGCCAGGACACCGGCCTCGGCTTCCCGGGCGAACGTGTCGGCAACCTGCCGAACTACCGCGAGTGGCGTAAGGCCGAAACCGCAACGCTGTCCTACGGCTACGGTATTTCGGTGACCGCAATTCAGCTGGTGCACGCTTTCTCGGCGCTGGCCAACAACGGTCGCCTCGCGCCGCTGACCCTGATCAAAACCGACAAGGCGCCGCAGACCACCCAGGTGCTGCCGGAAGCTGTCGCGAAAACCATGCAAGGCATGCTGCAACAAGTGATCGAGGCCCCGCGCGGTGTATTCCGTGCGCAGGTACCGGCCTATCACGTAGCGGGCAAGTCGGGTACTGCGCGCAAGACTTCGGTCGGCACCAAGGGTTACGCCGAAAACTCGTACCGTTCATTGTTCGCCGGTTTCGGCCCGATGAGCGATCCGCGTTACGCCATCGTCGTAGTGATCGATGAACCGAGCAAGGCCGGTTACTTCGGCGGTCTGGTTTCGGCGCCGGTGTTCAGCCGTGTGATGTCCGGCACCCTGCGTCTGATGAACGTTACCCCGGACAACCTGCCGACAACACAACAGGCCAATGCCACCCCGGCCGTACCGCTGAAAGCCAATGGAGGGCGCGGCTGA
- the ftsL gene encoding cell division protein FtsL: MSKLFAKPLPGGSFFMLLLFIGVLVSAIGVSYSAHWNRQLLNTLYNELSVRDKAQAEWGRLILEQSTWTAHSRIEVLATEQLKMHIPGAADVKMVAP, from the coding sequence GTGAGCAAGCTTTTCGCCAAGCCACTGCCCGGCGGCAGCTTTTTCATGCTGCTGCTGTTCATCGGCGTACTCGTGTCGGCCATCGGCGTGTCCTATAGCGCCCACTGGAACCGGCAGTTGCTCAATACCCTTTACAACGAGCTCAGCGTGCGCGACAAGGCGCAGGCCGAGTGGGGGCGCCTGATTCTCGAGCAAAGCACCTGGACCGCCCACAGCCGGATCGAAGTGCTGGCCACCGAACAACTCAAGATGCACATCCCCGGCGCGGCTGACGTGAAGATGGTGGCGCCATGA
- the rsmH gene encoding 16S rRNA (cytosine(1402)-N(4))-methyltransferase RsmH, translating to MDSGFNHITVLLDEAVEALAVRPDGCYLDGTFGRGGHSRLILSKLGPDGRLIGFDKDPQAIATGQTLAAEDGRFVVVQRSFAELGSVVAERGLAGKVSGILLDLGVSSPQLDDAERGFSFLNDGPLDMRMDPSRGISAAEFVNTAPVEEIARVFKEYGEERFSGRMARAVAERRDITPFERTADLAEVLKVANPAWEKGKNPATRAFQGLRIHVNNELGDLEAGLEAALECLEVGGRLVVISFHSLEDRIVKLFMRKLVKGEADNLPRNLPVRHVAFEPKIKIHGKAQTASDAELKANPRSRSAVMRVAEKLR from the coding sequence ATTGATAGCGGCTTTAACCACATCACCGTACTGCTTGACGAAGCCGTCGAGGCTCTCGCCGTACGTCCTGATGGCTGCTATCTGGACGGCACGTTCGGGCGCGGCGGGCACAGTCGGTTGATCCTCAGCAAGCTCGGCCCGGATGGCCGGCTCATCGGATTCGACAAAGATCCACAAGCGATTGCCACCGGGCAAACGCTAGCGGCCGAAGACGGCCGCTTTGTCGTTGTGCAGCGCAGCTTTGCCGAGCTCGGCTCGGTGGTTGCCGAGCGCGGTCTGGCCGGCAAGGTCAGCGGCATTCTGCTCGACCTCGGCGTGTCCTCGCCGCAGCTCGATGACGCCGAGCGCGGCTTCAGCTTCCTCAACGATGGCCCGCTGGACATGCGCATGGATCCGTCCCGTGGCATCAGTGCGGCGGAGTTCGTCAACACTGCGCCGGTAGAAGAAATCGCCCGGGTGTTCAAGGAATATGGCGAAGAGCGTTTCTCCGGCCGCATGGCCCGTGCCGTGGCCGAGCGCCGCGACATCACTCCGTTCGAGCGCACCGCCGATCTGGCCGAAGTGCTGAAAGTCGCCAACCCGGCGTGGGAAAAGGGCAAGAACCCGGCCACCCGTGCATTCCAGGGCCTGCGCATTCACGTCAACAACGAACTGGGCGATCTGGAAGCGGGCCTTGAAGCCGCGCTCGAATGCCTGGAAGTGGGCGGCCGCCTGGTCGTGATCAGCTTCCACTCGCTGGAAGACCGTATCGTCAAATTGTTCATGCGCAAGCTGGTGAAAGGCGAAGCCGACAACCTGCCGCGCAACCTGCCGGTTCGCCACGTCGCGTTCGAACCGAAAATCAAGATCCATGGCAAAGCGCAGACGGCCTCCGACGCCGAACTCAAAGCCAACCCACGTTCCCGTAGCGCCGTCATGCGCGTCGCGGAGAAGCTGCGGTGA
- the mraZ gene encoding division/cell wall cluster transcriptional repressor MraZ, which produces MFRGANAISLDAKGRLAMPSRYRDELVSRSSGQLIVTIDAVDPCLCVYPLDEWEIIETKLRALPSLREENRRLQRLLIGNAVDLELDGSGRFLVPPRLREYAKLDKRAMLVGQLNKFQLWDEDAWNAVSAADLAAIQQPGAMPDELRDLIL; this is translated from the coding sequence GTGTTTCGCGGAGCTAACGCTATCAGTCTCGACGCAAAGGGCCGTCTCGCCATGCCGAGCCGGTACCGTGACGAGCTCGTTTCGCGTAGTTCCGGCCAGTTGATCGTGACCATTGATGCCGTTGATCCGTGCCTGTGTGTCTACCCGCTCGATGAGTGGGAAATTATTGAAACCAAATTGCGCGCGCTTCCTTCGCTCCGCGAAGAGAACCGTCGTCTGCAACGTTTATTGATTGGTAACGCCGTCGACCTTGAACTCGACGGCAGTGGTCGTTTTCTGGTGCCGCCGCGCCTGCGCGAATACGCAAAGCTGGACAAGCGCGCGATGCTGGTCGGCCAACTGAACAAGTTCCAACTGTGGGACGAAGATGCCTGGAACGCGGTTTCTGCCGCTGACCTGGCTGCCATACAACAACCGGGCGCCATGCCTGACGAACTGCGTGATCTGATCCTGTGA
- the rsmI gene encoding 16S rRNA (cytidine(1402)-2'-O)-methyltransferase: MAAFTDHEVCALTAPGALNSAAGSLYVVATPIGNLDDISARALKILREVALIAAEDTRHSQRLMQHFGISTPLAACHEHNERDEGSRFITRLLAGENVALISDAGTPLISDPGYHLVRQARAAGINVVPVPGACALIAALSAAGLPSDRFIFEGFLPAKAVGRKARLEAIKEEPRTLIFYEAPHRILECLQDMEAVFGADRPALLAREITKTFETLKGLPLAELRAFVEADSNQQRGECVVVVAGYTAPESEDAVSSEAMRVLNLLLEEMPLKRAAALAAQITGERKNVLYQVALDQQKGT; this comes from the coding sequence ATGGCGGCTTTTACCGATCATGAGGTGTGCGCTTTGACTGCTCCAGGTGCTTTGAATTCCGCTGCGGGCTCGCTTTATGTGGTGGCGACGCCCATCGGCAACCTGGATGACATCAGCGCCCGGGCGTTGAAGATTCTGCGAGAAGTGGCGCTGATTGCCGCCGAAGACACGCGCCACTCACAGCGACTGATGCAGCATTTCGGTATCAGCACGCCGCTTGCGGCCTGCCATGAGCACAACGAACGTGATGAGGGCAGTCGCTTCATCACTCGTCTGTTGGCTGGCGAGAATGTGGCGCTGATTTCCGATGCCGGTACGCCGCTGATTTCAGATCCGGGTTATCACCTGGTGCGTCAGGCCCGTGCCGCCGGGATCAATGTGGTGCCGGTGCCGGGTGCCTGTGCATTGATCGCGGCGCTGTCGGCGGCCGGTCTGCCATCCGACCGTTTCATCTTTGAGGGTTTCCTGCCGGCCAAGGCTGTTGGTCGAAAGGCGCGCCTTGAAGCCATCAAGGAAGAACCGCGCACATTGATTTTCTACGAGGCGCCGCATCGTATCCTCGAGTGCCTGCAAGATATGGAGGCCGTGTTCGGTGCTGATCGCCCGGCATTGCTCGCCCGTGAAATCACCAAGACCTTTGAAACACTCAAGGGCCTGCCGCTGGCCGAGTTGCGTGCGTTCGTTGAGGCAGACAGCAATCAGCAACGTGGCGAATGTGTTGTGGTGGTGGCTGGCTACACTGCGCCGGAATCCGAAGACGCTGTCAGCAGCGAGGCAATGCGCGTCCTCAATCTGTTGCTCGAAGAGATGCCGCTCAAGCGTGCCGCGGCTCTGGCGGCGCAAATCACCGGTGAGCGCAAAAACGTGCTGTATCAGGTGGCGCTGGATCAGCAAAAAGGCACGTAA